In Papaver somniferum cultivar HN1 chromosome 1, ASM357369v1, whole genome shotgun sequence, a genomic segment contains:
- the LOC113316780 gene encoding protease Do-like 5, chloroplastic isoform X2: MVVVLGSIHHQFITKSTIIISANISSSSSVNKSQRLILTRRKSSILATSTILSSFLHLASFQLANAREEEAPQRQEERVVQVFEEASPSVVFIKDLELVKIRSTNNEEVLTKEEEESAKVEGTGSGFIWDKSGHIVTNYHVIAKLATDTTGLQRCKVFLEDAHGQKFSKEGKLVGFDPTYDLAVLKIQGNFDLKPALIGTSGDLRVGQNCFAIGNPYGYENTLTTGVVSGLAREIPSPNGSSIRGAIQTDAAINAGNSGGPLINSYGHVIGVNTSTFTRKGSGQSSGVNFAIPIDTVVRTVPYLIVYGTPYSNSPELALARKEGNSTPPDNCL, encoded by the exons atggtggtggtgttgggtTCCATTCATCATCAGTTCATCACTAAATCCACCATTATAATCTCAGCAaacatttcttcctcttcttctgtgAACAAGTCACAGAGATTGATCCTCACAAGGCGGAAGTCGTCCATATTAGCTACTTCCACAATCTTATCTTCTTTTCTACATTTGGCATCTTTTCAGTTGGCAAATGCTCGAGAAGAAGAAGCACCTCAGCGCCAAGAAGAACGGGTCGTTCAGGTATTCGAAGAAGCTTCACCTTCAGTGGTTTTTATCAAGGACCTTGAATTAGTTAAAATCAGAAGCACAAATAATGAGGAAGTTCTtacaaaagaagaagaggaaagtgcgAAAGTTGAAGGGACTGGTTCTGGTTTCATATGGGATAAAAGTGGACACATAGTGACCAATTATCATGTCATAGCTAAGTTGGCAACTGATACAACTGGACTTCAGCGTTGCAAGGTATTTCTTGAAGATGCACATGGCCAGAAGTTCTCCAAGGAAGGAAAACTTGTTGGTTTTGATCCCACGTACGATTTGGCGGTTTTAAAAATCCAAGGAAATTTCGATCTCAAACCTGCTCTTATTGGTACATCTGGTGATTTACGTGTGGGACAGAATTGCTTTGCCATTGGAAACCCTTACGGATATGAAAATACGCTAACTACCGGGGTAGTGAGTGGATTGGCAAGGGAAATACCTTCTCCAAATGGTAGCTCCATTCGTGGAGCTATACAGACAGATGCTGCCATTAATGCAGGTAATTCAGGTGGCCCGTTGATTAATTCATACGGTCATGTGATTGGAGTGAATACATCGACTTTCACTCGCAAAGGAAGTGGACAATCCTCGGGGGTTAATTTTGCAATACCGATTGACACAGTTGTCAGAACTGTACCTTACCTCATTGTTTATGGAACACCTTACAGTAATAG TCCTGAACTTGCTCTTGCAAGGAAGGAAGGAAATTCCACACCACCTGATAACTGTTTATAA
- the LOC113316780 gene encoding protease Do-like 5, chloroplastic isoform X1 yields the protein MVVVLGSIHHQFITKSTIIISANISSSSSVNKSQRLILTRRKSSILATSTILSSFLHLASFQLANAREEEAPQRQEERVVQVFEEASPSVVFIKDLELVKIRSTNNEEVLTKEEEESAKVEGTGSGFIWDKSGHIVTNYHVIAKLATDTTGLQRCKVFLEDAHGQKFSKEGKLVGFDPTYDLAVLKIQGNFDLKPALIGTSGDLRVGQNCFAIGNPYGYENTLTTGVVSGLAREIPSPNGSSIRGAIQTDAAINAGNSGGPLINSYGHVIGVNTSTFTRKGSGQSSGVNFAIPIDTVVRTVPYLIVYGTPYSNRVNICSACVYHKKHRHLAQRCITFFPLYNQIFVGRIYQKNGNKFLPLAHSSPELALARKEGNSTPPDNCL from the exons atggtggtggtgttgggtTCCATTCATCATCAGTTCATCACTAAATCCACCATTATAATCTCAGCAaacatttcttcctcttcttctgtgAACAAGTCACAGAGATTGATCCTCACAAGGCGGAAGTCGTCCATATTAGCTACTTCCACAATCTTATCTTCTTTTCTACATTTGGCATCTTTTCAGTTGGCAAATGCTCGAGAAGAAGAAGCACCTCAGCGCCAAGAAGAACGGGTCGTTCAGGTATTCGAAGAAGCTTCACCTTCAGTGGTTTTTATCAAGGACCTTGAATTAGTTAAAATCAGAAGCACAAATAATGAGGAAGTTCTtacaaaagaagaagaggaaagtgcgAAAGTTGAAGGGACTGGTTCTGGTTTCATATGGGATAAAAGTGGACACATAGTGACCAATTATCATGTCATAGCTAAGTTGGCAACTGATACAACTGGACTTCAGCGTTGCAAGGTATTTCTTGAAGATGCACATGGCCAGAAGTTCTCCAAGGAAGGAAAACTTGTTGGTTTTGATCCCACGTACGATTTGGCGGTTTTAAAAATCCAAGGAAATTTCGATCTCAAACCTGCTCTTATTGGTACATCTGGTGATTTACGTGTGGGACAGAATTGCTTTGCCATTGGAAACCCTTACGGATATGAAAATACGCTAACTACCGGGGTAGTGAGTGGATTGGCAAGGGAAATACCTTCTCCAAATGGTAGCTCCATTCGTGGAGCTATACAGACAGATGCTGCCATTAATGCAGGTAATTCAGGTGGCCCGTTGATTAATTCATACGGTCATGTGATTGGAGTGAATACATCGACTTTCACTCGCAAAGGAAGTGGACAATCCTCGGGGGTTAATTTTGCAATACCGATTGACACAGTTGTCAGAACTGTACCTTACCTCATTGTTTATGGAACACCTTACAGTAATAG AGTGAATATATGTTCTGCTTGTGTGTACCACAAAAAGCATAGGCATTTGGCGCAGAGATGCATTACATTTTTTCCCCTCTATAATCAAATCTTCGTAGGAAGAATTTATCAGAAAAATGGAAATAAATTTTTACCTTTGGCTCATTCCAGTCCTGAACTTGCTCTTGCAAGGAAGGAAGGAAATTCCACACCACCTGATAACTGTTTATAA